A single window of Chitinophagales bacterium DNA harbors:
- a CDS encoding Calx-beta domain-containing protein, with translation MKKYFFTLLSIIICNVFSTQIIFAQKAVIIGLNHEAPDGIAFVAGEDILSGTAIYFTENEYDSSTHSFIDVTSESVIKWTAPSGGVNKGDVIFVKEISTNTFSIACTNGSGASTCGTIQHLGGTFGISATGEVYYAYADTDDNLANGFTEIYSVIFTGEAFVSSTGGNIPSSLSPASDYPDAIIVDGFPVIANDEFHNRVEYNPINRTATIGVTELEDPSNYLHGEANADLSTNPFTNLTIGSVTPSVSIDNVSIEEGNGSGNTVFTFTVSRNENTTAFSVNYATSNGNAIAGTDYTAKSGTINFTSGGSLSASITINVSRDDDFEVHETFSVTLSNVTNGVEIANAVGQGTILNDDTSNSQPKIAIIGLNHENPDGFSFVATEDLCSGTTIYFTDRDFDKANLQFNVTIESILKWEAPSSGITKGDVVYIEETGTNVFSVACTDGSGTCGTVTYIGGTFGISAEGEAFYAYADTNDDPNDGFIDLYAVLYSGDNDSGTPGGNLTSNENPSSIFTNAIVIQGFPNTNANRMEFDPTKRSQAIGKSALETTSNWLHAQANQDLSVVAFTNLTYTSSSPEATIAVSNSPLNEDASGTINFTITLSSNAITNIDIGFTISGTANDVTDYSVGGSGVSYNTTSNTGIATIPTNSNSVLITIDPTANSTMEADKTIVLTINAGTCYDIGTPNTVSGTIADDDVPVVSIAPITSTVSENSGSNLVYRFTRTGLTTTTLMVNFSIAGTAADGDYSVATDGTGLVTYSVGTNTGTITFPVNSSTVDLTVTPAGDTDIEADETVVVNIENP, from the coding sequence ATGAAAAAATATTTTTTTACACTACTCTCCATTATTATCTGCAATGTTTTCTCTACTCAAATAATATTTGCTCAAAAAGCAGTTATTATAGGACTAAACCATGAAGCACCTGACGGGATAGCTTTTGTAGCAGGTGAAGACATTTTAAGTGGTACGGCTATTTATTTTACCGAAAATGAATACGATAGCAGTACACATAGTTTTATTGACGTAACATCAGAATCTGTCATAAAATGGACTGCTCCCAGTGGAGGTGTCAACAAAGGAGATGTCATATTTGTGAAAGAAATTTCCACAAATACTTTCTCCATCGCCTGCACAAATGGTTCTGGTGCATCCACTTGCGGCACAATTCAACATTTAGGAGGTACATTTGGAATTTCTGCTACTGGAGAAGTGTATTATGCTTATGCAGATACTGACGATAATCTTGCGAACGGATTTACAGAAATTTATTCCGTTATATTCACAGGTGAAGCTTTTGTCAGCAGCACTGGAGGAAATATTCCTTCGAGCCTTAGCCCTGCCTCTGACTATCCCGATGCCATTATTGTAGATGGATTCCCTGTAATAGCTAATGATGAATTTCATAATCGAGTAGAATACAACCCAATCAATAGGACTGCAACTATTGGCGTAACAGAACTCGAAGATCCCAGCAATTACCTTCATGGCGAAGCGAATGCAGATTTATCCACCAATCCTTTTACCAATCTTACCATAGGCTCAGTTACACCAAGTGTTTCAATAGATAACGTAAGCATTGAAGAAGGAAATGGCAGTGGAAATACTGTTTTTACCTTCACAGTTTCTCGAAATGAAAACACTACTGCTTTTAGTGTTAATTATGCTACTTCAAATGGTAATGCCATTGCAGGTACAGATTATACTGCAAAAAGTGGCACAATTAATTTCACCTCAGGAGGTTCTTTGTCCGCTAGTATCACAATAAATGTCAGTCGAGACGATGATTTTGAAGTCCACGAAACGTTTTCTGTAACTTTATCCAATGTTACGAATGGCGTTGAGATTGCGAATGCAGTAGGGCAAGGTACTATATTGAACGATGATACTTCAAATTCCCAACCTAAAATAGCTATCATAGGGTTAAACCATGAAAATCCCGACGGATTTTCTTTTGTTGCCACTGAAGATTTATGTTCTGGTACAACAATTTATTTCACTGATCGAGATTTTGATAAAGCCAATTTACAATTTAACGTCACTATAGAATCAATATTGAAATGGGAGGCTCCCAGTTCTGGCATTACCAAAGGAGATGTAGTCTATATTGAAGAAACAGGAACGAATGTTTTCAGTGTAGCTTGTACGGATGGCTCAGGGACATGTGGAACAGTGACATATATTGGAGGAACTTTTGGTATTTCGGCAGAGGGAGAGGCATTTTATGCTTATGCAGACACGAATGATGACCCCAATGATGGTTTTATTGATTTGTATGCTGTCTTGTATTCTGGTGACAACGATAGTGGCACACCTGGCGGAAATCTTACTTCAAATGAAAATCCCAGTTCCATTTTTACCAATGCAATCGTTATACAAGGTTTTCCAAATACCAACGCAAATAGAATGGAATTTGACCCTACTAAAAGAAGTCAAGCAATAGGAAAATCTGCCCTTGAAACTACTTCCAATTGGTTACACGCTCAGGCTAATCAAGACCTGTCTGTAGTAGCTTTTACCAACCTAACTTATACGAGTTCGAGTCCCGAAGCAACCATTGCAGTAAGCAATTCGCCTTTAAACGAAGATGCATCTGGAACCATCAATTTCACCATTACTTTGAGCAGCAACGCTATCACGAATATTGATATTGGTTTTACAATTAGTGGCACTGCAAATGATGTAACAGATTATTCGGTTGGAGGAAGCGGAGTATCTTACAATACTACTTCAAATACAGGCATTGCTACTATTCCTACAAATAGCAATTCAGTTCTAATTACCATTGACCCTACTGCCAATTCTACAATGGAAGCAGATAAAACCATTGTTTTGACCATTAATGCAGGAACTTGCTACGATATAGGAACTCCAAACACTGTATCGGGTACTATTGCAGATGATGATGTTCCTGTGGTTAGCATTGCACCAATCACTTCTACAGTCAGCGAAAACAGTGGTAGCAATCTTGTTTACCGCTTTACCAGAACTGGATTGACGACTACTACACTAATGGTCAATTTCAGCATTGCTGGCACTGCTGCTGACGGAGATTATTCGGTGGCAACAGATGGAACGGGGCTTGTCACCTATTCGGTAGGCACCAACACAGGTACAATTACCTTTCCAGTCAATTCCTCAACCGTAGATTTGACAGTGACACCAGCAGGAGATACCGATATTGAAGCAGATGAAACGGTGGTGGTGAATATTGAGAATCCTTAG
- a CDS encoding Ig-like domain-containing protein yields MKKINITLYLKFLVVFLCIGFNLGEINAQTYTVGTPSSATGTITNDDFPSVSSIVRADANPTNATTINFTVTFSHAVSGVDATDFVLTTTGSASGTVGTPTTSDNIVYNVPVSSVTGNGTIRLDVVDNNTIVNTGQPIGGNAANDGDFTTGEVYTIDNTAPTVTINQGSSQSDPTNTSPIVFDVVFSESVTGFATGDVTLGGTAGATTATVSGSGTTYTVSVTGMTGDGTVTASIAANVATDAAGNNNTSSTSTDNSVTYDTNAPTVTINQGSGQSDPTNTSPIVFDVVFSETVTGFATGDVTLGGTAPGTLTGTVAGSGTTYTVSVTGMTGDGTVIATIAANVAIDVVGNNNTASTSTDNSVTYDTTAPTVTINQGSSQSDPTNSSTIVFDVVFSETVADFATGDVTLGGTAGATTATVSGSGTTYTVSVTGMTGDGTVTASIDASVATDAAGNNNSASTSTDNSVTYDGTAPTVTINQGSSQSDPTNSSTIVFDVVFSETVTGFATGDVTLGGTAGATTATVTGSGTTYTVSVTGMTGDGTVIASIAASVATDAVGNNNTASTSTDNSVTYDTTAPTVTINQGSSQSDPTNSSTIVFDVVFSETVADFATGDVTLGGTAGATTATVSGSGTTYTVSVTGMTGDGTVTASIAASVATDAAGNNNAASTSTDNSVTYDVTAPTVTINQGSSQSDPTNSSTIVFDVVFSETVADFATGDVTLGGTAGATTATVSGSGTTYTVSVTGMTGDGTVTASIAASVATDAAGNNNAASTSTDNEVTYDGTAPTVTINQGSSQSDPTNSSTIVFDVVFSETVADFATGDVTLGGTAGATTATVSGSGTTYTVSVTGMTGDGTVTASIAASVATDAVGNNNAASTSTDNSVTYDTTAPTVTINQGSSQSDPTNSSTIVFDVVFSESVADFATGDVTLGGTAGATTATVSGSGTTYTVSVTGMTSDGTVIASIAASVATDAAGNNNAASTSTDNSVTYDTTAPTVTTFSPADGAESVLLGSNLVITFSENVVVGTGNITIHLVSNNNTEQTLDVTNGSLVSISNNVVTINPPTDFNPNTQYYVNIPNTAFVDAASNAFAGISNNSDWNFTSCACLPICSPLPTATGTYTGSFSETDGAGYTHFCDALGNLLLSVKIPAGGSIADNAVSLKINSPLVSFESIYCGVGNPFTGCFVSNANGAAILDKQWDINEGMTSSLTFPFNIVNYFTMNDITAIQAVEPGGYPTPVGGMSDIQFFKINDNNNSIPQFPDPSTVSGLKVIVVKNGGLSTGTWQLAPFLVVNGIGAEYKIGNIAGGAGIGGKIKTN; encoded by the coding sequence ATGAAAAAAATAAACATTACACTTTATCTAAAATTTTTAGTTGTGTTTTTATGTATTGGCTTCAATCTGGGGGAAATCAATGCACAAACCTACACAGTTGGCACACCCAGCTCTGCAACGGGAACCATCACCAATGATGATTTCCCAAGTGTCAGTTCTATCGTAAGAGCAGATGCCAATCCCACCAATGCGACTACCATCAACTTTACGGTTACTTTTAGTCATGCAGTGTCAGGAGTAGATGCCACAGATTTTGTATTGACCACAACAGGTTCTGCTTCTGGCACGGTTGGAACACCTACCACAAGTGACAATATAGTTTACAATGTACCAGTCAGTTCTGTCACTGGAAATGGAACTATTAGATTGGATGTAGTAGATAATAATACGATTGTCAACACTGGGCAGCCCATTGGAGGAAATGCTGCAAATGATGGAGATTTTACCACAGGAGAGGTTTATACGATAGACAATACTGCTCCAACAGTCACCATTAATCAAGGTTCGAGTCAGTCCGACCCTACGAATACTTCTCCCATTGTATTTGATGTGGTGTTCAGTGAATCAGTTACAGGTTTTGCCACAGGCGATGTGACTCTTGGAGGAACAGCAGGGGCAACAACAGCAACAGTATCGGGAAGCGGTACAACTTATACCGTGAGTGTAACAGGCATGACAGGCGACGGAACAGTAACAGCAAGCATCGCCGCAAATGTGGCTACGGATGCTGCGGGCAACAACAATACTTCCAGTACGAGTACCGACAATTCTGTTACCTATGATACAAATGCCCCAACAGTCACTATCAATCAAGGTAGCGGTCAGTCCGATCCTACGAATACTTCTCCCATCGTATTTGATGTGGTATTCAGTGAAACGGTTACAGGCTTTGCAACAGGTGATGTGACACTTGGCGGAACAGCCCCAGGTACTTTGACGGGCACAGTTGCAGGAAGTGGCACAACTTATACGGTAAGCGTAACAGGTATGACAGGTGATGGAACAGTCATTGCCACAATTGCTGCTAATGTAGCGATTGATGTGGTAGGCAACAACAATACTGCGAGTACAAGTACCGACAATTCTGTTACCTATGACACGACTGCACCAACTGTTACCATCAATCAAGGTTCGAGTCAATCAGACCCAACCAATAGTTCTACTATTGTATTTGATGTAGTCTTTAGTGAAACGGTCGCAGACTTTGCCACAGGGGATGTGACGCTTGGCGGAACAGCAGGGGCAACAACAGCGACAGTTTCAGGAAGTGGCACAACTTATACGGTTAGTGTAACGGGTATGACAGGGGATGGAACAGTAACAGCAAGCATTGACGCAAGTGTGGCAACAGATGCCGCAGGCAACAACAATTCAGCGAGTACGAGTACTGACAATTCTGTAACCTATGATGGAACTGCTCCAACAGTCACCATCAATCAAGGTTCGAGTCAATCAGATCCAACTAATAGTTCTACTATTGTATTTGATGTGGTATTCAGTGAAACTGTCACAGGTTTTGCCACAGGGGATGTGACACTTGGCGGAACAGCAGGAGCAACAACTGCCACCGTTACAGGTAGTGGCACAACTTATACCGTGAGTGTAACAGGTATGACAGGGGATGGAACGGTAATAGCCAGCATTGCCGCAAGTGTGGCAACAGATGCTGTGGGTAACAACAATACTGCCAGCACAAGTACTGACAATTCTGTTACCTATGACACGACTGCCCCAACAGTCACCATCAATCAAGGTTCGAGTCAATCCGATCCAACCAATAGCTCTACCATTGTATTTGATGTAGTTTTTAGTGAAACGGTCGCAGACTTTGCCACAGGGGATGTGACGCTTGGCGGAACAGCAGGAGCAACAACAGCGACAGTTTCAGGAAGTGGCACAACCTACACCGTGAGTGTAACAGGCATGACTGGTGATGGAACAGTAACAGCGAGTATTGCGGCAAGTGTGGCAACAGATGCCGCAGGCAACAACAATGCCGCCAGTACAAGCACTGACAATTCTGTTACTTATGATGTAACTGCTCCAACAGTCACCATCAATCAAGGTTCGAGTCAATCAGACCCAACTAATAGTTCTACTATTGTATTTGATGTGGTCTTTAGTGAAACGGTCGCAGACTTTGCCACAGGGGATGTGACACTTGGCGGAACAGCAGGAGCAACAACAGCGACAGTTTCAGGAAGTGGCACAACCTACACCGTGAGTGTAACAGGCATGACTGGTGATGGAACAGTAACAGCGAGTATTGCGGCAAGTGTGGCAACAGATGCCGCAGGCAACAATAATGCCGCCAGTACAAGCACTGACAATGAAGTTACCTATGATGGAACTGCTCCAACAGTCACCATCAATCAAGGTTCGAGTCAATCCGATCCAACCAATAGTTCTACCATTGTTTTTGATGTGGTATTCAGTGAAACGGTCGCAGACTTTGCCACAGGGGATGTGACGCTTGGCGGAACAGCAGGAGCAACAACAGCAACAGTTTCAGGAAGTGGCACAACTTATACCGTGAGTGTAACAGGCATGACAGGGGATGGAACAGTCACTGCAAGCATTGCCGCAAGTGTGGCAACAGATGCTGTAGGCAACAACAATGCTGCCAGTACAAGTACCGACAATTCTGTTACCTATGACACGACTGCCCCAACAGTCACCATCAATCAAGGTTCGAGTCAATCCGATCCAACCAATAGTTCTACTATTGTATTTGATGTAGTTTTTAGTGAATCGGTCGCAGACTTTGCCACAGGGGATGTGACGCTTGGCGGAACAGCAGGAGCAACAACAGCGACAGTTTCAGGAAGTGGCACAACCTATACCGTAAGTGTAACAGGCATGACAAGCGATGGAACGGTAATAGCTAGCATTGCCGCAAGTGTGGCTACGGATGCTGCAGGCAACAACAATGCTGCCAGTACAAGTACCGACAATTCTGTTACCTATGACACGACTGCCCCAACAGTCACCACCTTCTCCCCAGCCGATGGTGCTGAAAGTGTTCTACTTGGTAGTAATTTGGTGATTACTTTCAGCGAAAATGTAGTGGTAGGGACAGGCAACATCACCATTCATTTGGTTAGTAATAACAATACAGAACAAACCTTGGATGTCACAAATGGATCTTTGGTGTCAATCAGCAACAATGTGGTGACCATCAATCCTCCAACTGACTTCAATCCCAATACCCAATATTATGTAAACATTCCCAACACCGCTTTTGTAGATGCTGCAAGCAATGCTTTTGCAGGAATTTCTAATAACTCCGATTGGAATTTTACTTCTTGTGCATGTTTGCCGATTTGCAGCCCACTGCCAACTGCAACAGGTACTTATACGGGTTCGTTTTCGGAAACAGACGGAGCGGGTTACACGCATTTTTGTGATGCTTTGGGGAATTTGTTGTTGTCGGTGAAAATTCCTGCTGGGGGAAGTATTGCTGATAATGCGGTATCTTTAAAAATTAATAGTCCTTTGGTTTCATTTGAGAGTATATATTGTGGAGTAGGAAATCCTTTCACAGGTTGTTTTGTGAGTAATGCAAATGGAGCAGCTATCTTAGACAAACAATGGGATATTAATGAAGGAATGACATCTAGTTTAACTTTCCCTTTTAATATTGTTAATTATTTTACAATGAATGATATAACTGCAATTCAAGCAGTTGAACCAGGTGGGTATCCTACCCCTGTTGGTGGAATGTCTGACATTCAGTTCTTTAAGATAAATGATAATAATAATTCAATACCTCAATTCCCTGACCCAAGCACAGTTAGCGGGCTTAAAGTGATTGTTGTAAAAAATGGAGGCTTAAGTACTGGAACATGGCAATTAGCTCCATTTTTAGTAGTGAATGGAATTGGTGCAGAATACAAAATTGGAAATATTGCTGGAGGTGCAGGTATTGGAGGAAAAATAAAAACAAATTAA
- a CDS encoding IPTL-CTERM sorting domain-containing protein, translating into MKLFTIILFFISTTLIVAQCPSNLEDPSPDGIGTAGLNIGFPNATCSGFTLGTSLTTGSIFINGIEFVSSGFCDGNGFETYNSSSTTPIVTTNGYFVDFDGGEVDCKYSPAGTLIPNVPTLSEWGLLILALLLMTMGTLYLINNKVVTAKEQ; encoded by the coding sequence ATGAAGTTATTCACCATTATTTTATTTTTTATATCCACTACTTTAATAGTGGCACAATGCCCTTCTAATTTAGAAGACCCTTCTCCTGATGGGATTGGCACGGCAGGTCTTAACATAGGTTTTCCAAATGCTACTTGTTCAGGTTTTACACTTGGGACTTCGTTAACTACAGGAAGCATTTTTATCAATGGAATCGAATTTGTTTCTAGCGGATTTTGTGATGGCAATGGATTTGAAACATATAACTCATCAAGTACAACACCTATTGTTACTACTAATGGTTATTTCGTCGATTTTGACGGAGGAGAAGTGGACTGTAAATATAGCCCAGCAGGTACTTTAATTCCAAATGTGCCCACCCTTTCCGAATGGGGTTTACTTATCCTTGCTTTGTTGTTGATGACGATGGGTACTTTGTATCTTATCAACAACAAGGTAGTTACTGCGAAGGAACAATAA